Part of the Drosophila santomea strain STO CAGO 1482 chromosome 2L, Prin_Dsan_1.1, whole genome shotgun sequence genome is shown below.
CACAACATAACTTAGTTTTGTAGAAAATGAGTATTATACCATAAGTCTGTTTAAAGATGTCTCAgtgattttccttttgcgaTTTGCAGAACGCGAACCGATTAAATGGTTGGGAATTTCCCGTCCTCCATCCACCAACTATCTATTCACCCCAACCCGAAACGATGGAGTCCCGGTGCTTTGCGGATTGGTTTTTGTGTtatcaaaacaaattgcactgccagcagcaggcgcagaATCAGAATCGCCGAAGATTGGGGCAGGAAATTTTATTTGGCAACCCCGCCACTTAACCCGGACCCCCAGAAACCTCAGAAACCCCAGAAACCCCAGAAACGCCAGAACCCTCACCTTTTCGCCCGTCGGGGCCACATCCCACATAATGATGATGCGCAAGTGTCGCGTGCACCTTTTTTCCACCCGGATTCTGTGATGGGAATGGAGGGCACAGAATTCAGGACTCAGGATGCGATGTATTAGCCGTGGGTGGGTGGGGCTGCGGTTGTGCCTGGGATGCCTGCAAGGAgattggccataaaaattcCATAAAGATAGCGATTTATGTGGAAAAGGGTTTGGCAAGTCGATGCGTAAATTGATGTGGCTTCTGCTGTAATGGCACTTCTCATCTCGGCAGCTCTGCAACGCGGCATCATCAGCATTTGTTGCTGACATTTTCGCTACTTAGTGGGGTGCGAGAATTCGGaaagtatatattctttttcttgtcaATCGTGGGGTCTTTTGTGTGTGGAAGGGCGCAGTGTGGAAATGATTTGCAGGTGGttattaatcaaattaatgTGCTTATTGATAACGCGCTGAATGGCATGCCGTAATGTTGTCGCCTCGCCATTGTTGATGTTTGCCGCTTTAAGTGGCGGACCAGACGAGATTGGCCTCAGCTCAGACTGGCGCACATTTTACAAGCTTTTAAAAACAGATTATCTTATCCCATCTGAATGGAACAGGAACAACACGGGGCCGCACTTAATAGAAACCCAATTCCGAGCTAACCAAATTTACATTCGAATCAAAACGAAAGCGCCGCCTCGTCCGCGTCCGCGGCGGTGGGGAAAGTGTAGAAGAACCATTCCGAATCCGAAAACATTGGTAATCATTCCGACTCTGTCGACTCTGAAATTGAGACATCAACTTGGTTAGGGATCTGAGGAAAAACCACTTAAATCACCTCAGAGACAAGCGGCGAGATAACGAGAGTAGAAAAGAATCCACAGCCCCGAATAACCCGAAAACAAATCAAGTGCCTCGGTCGGAAAACCAATTTCCCGAATAGGAAGGCAGGCTGATTTATTTAGAGAGACTAATTATGTGATGTCTGTTTCGGTATTAGATTCGATTTTGAAGTTCCCCCCCCCGCTCAAAGTGGCTGAAACAAATGACGACAACGGCTAGTGACCACAACAAACACACCGATGACAGCCAAAGTGCATCTTAATTTCTTGACGATGGAAGACATGGTCCAGTGGCCAGGGAGTGACTCCGATTCCGTCTCTCGGCACGCGATACGCGTTCCGAACTGAAAAATGCAACAACTGACAGTTTGCTTGGCAGACAGGTTGACAACTTAGTCAAGCGAGTGAAATGTGCAAGTTACGTGGGGCGGAATCGAGTTGGAAAGATGGGAAATATGGAATAGAGCTCTTTTTGAAGGGCAGTTGTCGACAGTTTTCATTAGTATGGATGGGTAAAACCACATCTATTCGGCTGAGACATGTTGATTATCTACCCAGCTACATGACATCCCAGAAGATGTGTGATTGAGAGCAAATAAAGAGTTAAGACTTGTCAGCacaatttgtatatttaaatgtgtTATTTAAAGAAACAGAGTAAAACTACTGATAAATCAtagattaataaaaaaatattatagataGCACAGTTTTCAGTAAAGAAATATAAACATGAATGAATACAACGTGATCTTATGTCCATAAGAATTTGTTCTATTAACTACTTaataattttagttttattgaaGGTAGAATATATTGTGTTTAGATCTATGCACTGCTTCATGCTATGTTATAAAAAGTAATTCCTTATTaccattttatattttattgtgaACTAGAGCCCCAAGTTATGCATTCCAACGTTCCCTTCTGGACTGCATTCCACCACGTATCTGGAAGCCAGCCGATGGCCCTGTCCCAAATCGGAGGCCCCGCCAAACCCCTTTATCCCAATAGGCCAAAATGCGGTTCAATAACTCAGCAACGTAAACAACTTAATTAGCAACCAGgtagcagcaaaaaaaaaaaaaagaagaaaaaatgaaataataatgaaaGAAGCGAGCAGTTTGGGGGGTAATTAATTTCGAACGCATGCCAAAAGCAATCCTGGTTGCTGTCCACCCGCTGATTATTATGTGAGTCCCACATCGAtggctccagctccagctacagctacagctccAGACCCCCAGATCGGTTGTCTGGTAGCACTGCTCAGGGGGTTTAgctttcatatatatatatctacatatatctatatatatcaGTATTTTTTGAGAACTCGCCTACGCGCGGTGCTTTTAGGAGCCCTCGAAGCGTTGGCGGTGCGTGCGTTTTTTGCCTAATTAATGGCGGCAATTTGTAAACGTCGCAAAATGCGCGAAAATGTATTTGCCAAATGTGAGGCGGCCGGGGCCAAGTTGGTAATAAGAAACTGGTATGGAAGGGTACGGCTGCAGTTCGCTTTTTAAGGCGCTGATTGATCAGCAGCCCAAGCTGAACTGGCACCAACTTTTCACCATCCCAACGCACTGGAAAACAAGTTTTTACcttctgtttgtgtttttataaaaactGCAATGAAGTAAATGTTACATGTAGCACAACAGTTGCTTGTATCTAATAAAAATAGATTATTAAGTAACACCATTTAAGAACATATTTCAATATGGCAAGCACGAGATTCTCAGAATTCCTCCCGGTGCACTTCCAATAACGAGGATGATGGAGATGATGATGCGCTGCATGCTGATGAACGATCATCGGAGGATCGGCCTGGATCGACGGTTTGCCCATCGCCGATCGTTTGCCACGTAGCGTGATAATATTTTTGTCGAAATTATTCGACTGGCATACATAAGCAGCACGCGAGCGCCATAATCCATAATCCATAATGTCACCAAGTGTCGATCGACGATCGTCCTTCGCTGATCTTGCCTAATAATGTTGTCGCGTCAGTTCAATGGCTTGTGACACATCAGAAGACTGCGAAAACGAGGCACAAATCGGGGAGAAATGTGGCGaattgaaatggaaacggGTGATTTACGAGCCAATGGCCGACAATGCCGGTGAATAATATCGAAGGTGATTTTGGGTTCTGGGGATCGCTTGATCTCGCCGGGAGTTGCAGTCGTCGATTTATGGCCCTCCATAATTGTCATGGCTCTCTGTATGGCCAACAAGTAGCTACCGCTTGGGGTTTGCGAGTTACCTACTGGGCGATACTGGACGTTACTGGGCTACCAGTGGACTGATTTCGAGAATACCACAGAGACACCACCAGCTGGGCTACCGTTTAAATTTTGATAAGGGACCCACCGACGCCACATGTGGCGAATCTCCAAGCAAATCTCCAGGTGAATCTGCAGGCAAATCTGGAGGCGAATCTGCGCAACAAGATCGCAATTAATTCACGCGGATAAATCTTCAAGTGCTAACTACatgacaacaacaaagtaGTTACACTTCTTTTCATACACcccacacacaacaaaaactCACGAACTTTTGGTCTCTTCTCTGATTGCATTCTGCGGCTGCAGAAACTGCAGAATCTGCCGATTCTCCTCGGGAAGATTTCGCTGCGCGGTGTCTGTtcgtttaatttcaatttgttgccGCTGCAAAATTTATGATGGTTATTAGCAAAAGACGTGCGGCCAGCACATTCCTCATCATGATGTTTGCCCTCTTTTCTTGGGGCTTCCTGTCGTTTCGGCTGCAGGATCCCTTGGCtaccgaaaccgaaactccATTTTCTGCACGCCTGCGCAACTTGCAACTGGCATTGGCAATTGGCAACTGGCAACATGCAACTTGCAACTctcaactggcaactggcaactggcaacttggGCCAACGTGCGGTGGCAATGTTTACTCGCCTCAGACAAATTTCATTGTAACCCGAGTAACTTGGTAGTGGCTCTTTGctccttttgccttttgcgtTATGTAGACGCCTTTGTTGCCCCGCGTCCGTTTGTCTAGGTAATTGCGTTTATAGTTTGTCATGTGGACTGGCTGGTGAGGGGAGGTAGTTTCCAGTTTAGCTGGGGACTGGGCTTCTGTTACAGTTTCAATTGAAATCGCTGAGGTAGGATTGTAAGCTGGCGCTTGTTTTGGCTTATCAAGATCCCGCTGATTGATAGACGCTCGAGTATTTACTGATTTACATCTGCACTCCGCAAAATACGGTTACCAATTGAAAGGGAAGAGATATTGCATACTTTCTGCTAAAATATTCCAATACATTGCTTACTTAGAGAGCTGGAAACTTAGAAAGTCGGTAGGAGTGcatcataaaatataaatttgttacAACCCCTTATCATTCCACTTATTACTGATGCCTGACACCGTCCGAGCTCGGcgataataaattatttaattagcaCTCATTACCATTTTTGATCACCTATGCCCAGGTGCGTGGCAGCTCACCAAACTATGGGATAAGATCGCCAACACGTCGGCTGGGATGGCACAACGCGGTGGATCATCACTCATAGTGGAGATTGGGGACTGGGTTGTGGGTTGTGGGCATGGGGGCACCCCAACCTCGAGGGCGTGACAAATTTTCGGTCATCCCGTTACCGATTCCCCAGGGATTGCCCGGAAAATACAGATCTCGGTGTGTGGCTGGCGGCGATCGACAAATGCGCTGTTTACCTGCAGCAACACGAACTCTGTGGATCTCTGGATGGGCGAGAGTAAAGTATCCCCATCCGAGAATCCATTAAGTTGTTAATCATATGCGCAGCGCGGCTCCATCAGTGCGGAGTATCCAGTGCGCAGTGTCCTTTTCGGGTATCCTTTACGCTGACTGCCAGGCTGGCTGCCACAATTAATATGCGTCCAGCGATCGTAATCAATTCTCGCCGTTCAGCGCGACGCATAGTCATCGTAGAAGTCGTAGAACTCGCACAACTCGCACCGCTGCCAGTCGGAACACGTGCGGGTCATTAGTCGCAGTCACGCATTTTGAGTCGAGCCGGTGTCCGAGATGGAGTATGGAGTATGGAGTGGCCCAACCCCCACCACTGACCATCCAGATCCCATAGCCCATACCATGCCATAACACCTCCGCCCGTCCACTCGAACAATCCACCGACATGGGCGACTCCACCTCTTCTGTGGCATGTCCGTTTCGTTGATTTTAGTAGGAAATGATTTTGTACGCTTCGTTCAACTTGGATTTCGTTTTCGGCTTTTGGCGCTCAGCTGCGAAATTTTTATGAGTAGATGGAACTGAATACGGCCGGCATCTCTCGGTTCTGCCGGTCGGTTCTTTGTTTGGTTTACCTTAATGGGTTCTAATGAACCATGTCAGCCAGCCGCCTATCAATGACTACTGATTCAGAGCCAAGGGTGTTGGCCATCAGTTGGCAGCGGGATGATTCGGAGGTGCAAACCAAATTCGGCGTACTTGCCCGGATACATTTAGTTAGTAGGCAAATGAAAACTGACATAAAATGAAGGACAAGAAAGCAGGACTTATAGAAATATCAaacttcaaaaaaaaagatttaaaCTTTAGCAAAACTCTTGATTAGGTTCGAACCAGTAACATGTTCAGCATATTTGTGTTGTATTAAAATCGACTGTTTACCAGTGCTTTTAATGCATTAACTCACCAACATTAAAACACTTAATGAGTCTGCTGCCATCAATTTCCCCAGTCACGTGTGAGGAAACCACGCAGctaaaagcaaacaatttagATCCCATAAAGTGCCCTGCTACACCCCCTAGTACCATTCTAGTACACCCCCTAGTACACCCCTAGTAAAACCCCTAGAACCGACCCCATCGATTGGTATTCCTAGTCCTGCGAGGACGAGGCAAGGATGTGGTCTATGGGGCACCAGTAGTTTGGCTTCCTTGCGCGTTTTCATGATGGCAAAATGCCAGCAGTAAGCGGGCTTTTAACCTTTTTGGCCTGCGGGAAAAAGATTTCTTGTAGTTTCTATTAATGGATACTAATGCATTGCTAATACATTAGGGCCTCAAAATTGCTGGCACGTGCGAGTCAAATATCGACAAATTTGTTatgataaataaacaaacggTGACACatatggaaaaatatatatttattactaaTATCTGACAACAATTTATGCGGCCATTAACAGCGGCAATACAACGTGTTTATTTCAACATTCTGCCAAGccataaaaagtataaaaatatgtagCCAAAGGcgaatgaaaaatattaaataaataaatattaatatcttgaaaatcaatcaaaattcaCGGCATGTCCGTTCGTTCGGCGTGGCGTTCCGGTTGGACGAGTGCAAAATTCGCCCATAGCCCATAAACTGTTCATAAATTCAAACACCCACGAAAAGTATTATTCACCCGAACAAAAGACATTCAACAATATATGGCAATATGACTATCGATCGTCTGACCAGCAGATTTGTGTGGGCCTTCAGTGGGTCAGTTGTGGGCCTCCAAGAAAAGTGATAGTAATCGATCAGAAACTGGAGTGTTAAGCTGGCAAATGAGTAGAACTGCTGGTTTAAATGTCATTACCTGGCCAGCAACTTTTATTTGAAATCGTAAATTGCATTTCCCCTGATctacatataaaatatgctAATGTATTTCCTCCACTGGTTTGATATATTCAACAATTGGAGAGGAAGTTCCACAGCGGCCACCCCAACGGGGAATGCTTCTAGAACGTATAGTAAATTTATGCCactaataaaaatgttggaaaataaattagcGAAATTCCGGAAATTGTAACAAATTAACATTAGCACAAATGTAATTAGTAACGCCGTGTTGGGCGGTTGGGCTTTTATACCAAGTTCATTTCTCCGTTGCGGTGGAAATGAGTCAAAATTCGTTACTAATTAGAGCACCATAACTTAAATaacttatatacatatataacttataaatatacttaataacttaaattCTAGACTTAACTTTCGGTATGGAAAAAAATGAGTTGCATATggcatattattttaaatgcaagGCAGGTGGCAGCTCATCGAAAAACATTTCCATGCCTTCTAGAATTTTgattacaattttatttttaaaaaccttttcACTTTCTGGCTGGTGGGTGTGTGTTTAAACAGCTTTCCAGCATTGTTGACACGacattgtttgtttgctcaACTTGTATACATTTTCGGTGACGAACTAGGAAGACCCCGAAACAGTAACCGTCGAATCAGAAGGTGTTATACAATAACTCATTAATATAATGCAACGCTGGACAGGCAGCCAGCCATTCATTTCCAgctgcctggctgcctggGTGCTGGCTTCTGGATTTCCCGATAAGATAGTGGGGTTACGGGTCCCGTGCCGGGAAAGCCGGGAAAGTCATGCAGAACTTCCGTTTCGAAAAGTTCAGGAAGGGGCTGCTGCAACATAATTACCCGACTTTGCGAGGTGCAAGCTCCATTTGAGCTTCCGTTTTGGAGCAAATGCAGCAAATTTACCAATCCCCCTCATATGTTCTCCCGCTCCAAAAATGCATTATTAATTGCTTCGCCTTTGATTTATCTAAGTAGCAGGCACCCCTTAAAACCCCTGAATCCCCAGAACCCTTCCCCCCAAAACTTATGCAACCCTTGGAGCATTCGCCATAACGCTCCACTTCACAATGTTTAATTGTGGAAATGAGAAATATGCGGAAGCGTTGACGATTCCGCTCCAGCGTCTGCTGCACTTGTCGCATCACTTGATGCGCCCAGCCCCAttttcagattcagattcagttcCAGTTTCAGCTCGTGTCCGTGTCCATGCACATGCCCCTGCCCCAGCTCCTGCCCCTGCCCATTcctccatgctccatgctccacCCCATCCTCCGGTTCACCCCTCGTTAGCTGGCATGTCAGCGGCATTTGAAAGTCTGCGACTACGctgaaaaaaatatgttggTGTCCTAAAAATAGTTTAACTTATATTTACAAGTTTTCAAAGTTTTTACCCTCCTTcgaattataaaaaaaaaaaccattacTTGCATACACTTAGTTTTCTATCATCGCAAATAGCTCATATTCGCTCAGTGTAGCCAGCATctgtggctgttgctgttgctgtctgTTCCACTCCCACACAAGCGGTCTCGGCACTTGCCGCACTGCCCCGCCCCTTAACCCCCGTCGCCCCACCAACTAAATGACACAAAAATATGGGCTTAACCGGAAACGGATGTATTATCTGCGCTAACTGCGCTGCCACACACaacagtcagtcagtcggtgGCAGCCGGGGCTGGGCCCAAACTCGGGATCGGGTTTGAGCTGTGGCTCGAGCTTGGGCTCGGGTCGTGGAACTAATAGAATAGTATAAATCGTGCTCCGAGCACGTAGAATGAGACAACCTGTCTTCTCCACTGACCCACGGATGAAGCGGTGCCCAGCCCTGCCCTGCCTTTTCCTCCTCCAAATCTCCGGGCGGTTCTCGTTCGTTACGCTTCTGTAAGCTTTTTGGCTTGTGCTTTTTGCGGCTCCCGAACATTTCGTGTTCGCATGCAAAATCCCCAAATGAAGTTAGGGCCGGGAAAAGTCGACGGGGGAAATGCCGTTAGTTTGTCTGAGTTGGGGTTAGGATGGTGATGGTTGATGGttgatggggatggggatggtgattgtgattgtgatggTTTTTGGTCCCGGCCTGGTCCACTGCATACGCTCGCATGTCGTTGTTGTCAAGCACTTGCCAACGCTTTCACTTTCCTCCCGACCGACCTCTCCTCGCTGGCCCTTTCATCGTTGTCAGTCACCCAGTAGTCTGTGGTTGCAAAAATATAAGCCGAAAAAGTTATACCATAGTACATTGACCCGAACTGAAGGGGCCTTTGTTGAATAGTGAATAGTGCATATATATCTGGCCCAAGGCCGAAAAACTGCAAgggaaaaatcaataaacaagGCATATAAGTTTCTCCAAATAAGTTGCTCTTTAGGCTGAAACCTTAAAGcttactttatttaattaatgtgCAGAGAAAATAGTAATACATCCACTGCTTGAATGGAATTCCATTTTTACCAACTCAATAATCCAATCATGAGCAGCAGGCGAGTTAACGACTTGATTGGCAACTCAAGGGTTACACTCCATCGACTGCAAGCGTATCTATTGCATTGAGTGCAGCTGCCAGATAACTGACATTCTCCCCGATCGCCTGCTGCCTTGGCATTTGCATGTCTTTAGCGGGTATCAAGGATAAGCGTAGCCAGCTGATTGAGATTGAGTCATACCCGGAACAATGCCGTCCAACCGTCAACCATCAGCAGCCATCAAGCATCAAGCATCAACCGTCTGTGAAAGTGATCGTGATCGAGGCCGCAGATGCGGCAGTAAACACATCCTTTCTACTCCCGTGTATCCTTGCATCCTTGTATCCTTTCATCCTTGTATCCTTTGCTTTGCGTGTCACTCGACCGATCAgctaaacaacaacaaacaatgcAGAGAGGGGAAAGGAGTAAGCATCCTTTGTGGCTGTTTTGTTAGCTTTGATCGAAGCTACTTAGCATTTTCCTTTCTGGCTTTGTACTCCTCCCCTTGCCATTCCACATGCCTCGCTGAGTTTTCCGCACCGATCAAATGGAATAATACTGCTTAGATTTACATTTTCCAAATTCCAAATATTATGCTTGCCGTGGCATTTGTTAAGTCACCATTATTATCTCTTACGAGAATCTTAATCTTGGGGCGATTGCAATGTATACAGTGTACGTAAATATTTCCAGTTCTTAGATCAAATTGtattattgtttttggtttttaacaCTTTTCGTGGTGTGCCGTAAATATTCTGTCAAAATTTTCAAGTGCTCGCGCAGAGAATGTTAGGTGACAGTTTAGGAAACGACTGGCTCCTTTGGCCCCCTGCCCTCCAGCTGCTCAACTTTCCCTCgccacagcagcaggagcaggaaccTGGTCCTTTGGTTCGGTACGAGTATCCTTCGATACCCCAGCTGCGCCTGGCAGCCCGTAGATTGAGGCCATCGCGTTCGGTTATGGAAGGTTCTGGCGAAGGCTCCGGTGGACAGGAGAACGGAAGTGGCGCCTCACCGAGAGTGATCTTTGTGCGGAGGTGCTACATGATGGCCGGCTTGTTCTCGATCAACACTGCGATCCCCGCCATAATCCTGTCCGAGGTCATTCCTCCGCATACAGATCTCATAATGCCAGGCTTCATTTGCGCCATGGTTTCCCTAATGGTGCTCTTTGTCTTCTGTCTCTCGGCCAAGTTGCGGAAGTTCTATTGGTTCAGCTTCATCATGGCCGGGCTGTTTGTGAGTCTGGCAGGATTGGGCGTGAATCTGCTTCTCGTGGAGCGGAATATTGTCCGCGTGTGCAGTGCCCTCCTGGCGGCGTCTGCCATGACTGTGATCTGCTATTGCGCTGGCGCATGGTTACCCAAGATCATCCTGCCCGGAGAGAAGACTATGTTTCTGCTGCTCGTCATCTTCGTGATGGCCTCCATCTTTGTGATGACCGTGTTTATTTTCACGGACAATTGGATCTACCAGCTGGTGTACTTCTCGTTATTGGCCACTTTGCTAATACCCGCATCCGTTTATCACGCTCAAGTGGTTCATTCCAGGCGATTCCAGCTGCCGGAATACGAATTTGTGATTTGCGCCGTCAACGTGTATCTGCACTTTCTGCTGTTCTTTGCGGCCTTCTACTTTGTCATCTGGCCGACCAAATGGTGACGAATTCAGCGACTTGGAGTCCTTAGCAGATTGGTTACTACTGAAGGTCCTTAACCGGAATGATGGCCATGTAGCTAGCTGAATCTACTGTTTTTGGCTTAATAAAGGAACACTTTTGTAGCCATGTTGTTAATATATATCTCAGCAAGAGTATCagtacaa
Proteins encoded:
- the LOC120458214 gene encoding uncharacterized protein LOC120458214, producing MLGDSLGNDWLLWPPALQLLNFPSPQQQEQEPGPLVRYEYPSIPQLRLAARRLRPSRSVMEGSGEGSGGQENGSGASPRVIFVRRCYMMAGLFSINTAIPAIILSEVIPPHTDLIMPGFICAMVSLMVLFVFCLSAKLRKFYWFSFIMAGLFVSLAGLGVNLLLVERNIVRVCSALLAASAMTVICYCAGAWLPKIILPGEKTMFLLLVIFVMASIFVMTVFIFTDNWIYQLVYFSLLATLLIPASVYHAQVVHSRRFQLPEYEFVICAVNVYLHFLLFFAAFYFVIWPTKW